From Hydra vulgaris chromosome 15, alternate assembly HydraT2T_AEP, one genomic window encodes:
- the LOC136091646 gene encoding uncharacterized protein LOC136091646, whose protein sequence is MPNILSNKTVNSKEKRDHLLNQKIICCCCLKKCLKCIPVTKLLEAYIRMYVKPEYSISVYSYPTGICPTCKKYVNLLKESKDIPNAVKTRSQSSQLSRCVSTRNCETCTVCSIARSRFPHMKKTKKLVSSNRMCNVCLCAIKRGIRHQCNEMNVYTNLSAKLFNASKKVQKKVTLNVLRSIIKKKKLKHGIQTHLNTGGLPLPITIGVPQLVIRKVKFEETEKMIIRLGLSQFKSRILLKSLRKSGIQFEANLKKNFAKKVNSYLNFMM, encoded by the exons ATGCCTAATATATTATCTAACAAAACAGTAAACAGCAAAGAAAAACGAGACCATTTATTGAATCAGAAAATTATTTGTTGCTGTTGTTTGAAGAAATGCTTAAAATGTATTCCAGTCACGAAGTTATTAGAGGCTTACATAAGAATGTATGTAAAACCTGAATATTCAATATCTGTGTACAGTTATCCAACAG GCATTTGTCCAACATGCAAAAAGTATGTAAACTTACTGAAAGAAAGTAAAGACATACCAAATGCAGTTAAAACTCGATCGCAATCTTCCCAATTATCTAGATGTGTAAGCACTAGAAATTGTGAAACATGCACAGTTTGTTCAATAGCTAGATCCAGATTTCCacatatgaaaaaaacaaagaaattagtAAGTTCGAATAGGATGTGTAACGTTTGCTTATGTGCGATTAAGAGAGGAATTCGACATCAATGTAATGAAATGAACGTGTATACAAATCTTTCTGCTAAGTTATTTAATGCTTCAAAAAAAGTTCAGAAAAAAGTcactttaaatgttttaagatcgattattaaaaaaaagaaacttaagcATGGAATCCAGACACATTTAAATACTG GTGGGTTGCCATTACCTATAACTATTGGTGTTCCTCAATTAGTTATTAGGAAAGTCAAATTTGAAGAAACTGAAAAAATGATTATTCGACTTGGACTTAGTCAATTCAAATCACGCATCCTTCTGAAATCCTTAAGGAAAAGTGGAATTCAATTTGAGGcgaatcttaaaaaaaactttgcaaaaaaagtaaactCCTATCTGAATTTTATGATGTGA